One genomic window of Halobellus limi includes the following:
- a CDS encoding TRAP transporter substrate-binding protein: MARDSKPTTRRSVLKRGGLALGVGTGLAGCSGNGGGGDSGDSGDGGDSGDGGDSDGGATTTSGSGAEEFEITFATTQPPENVSVQAAQEHFIDVIEEETDGRITVNLEAATLGGTEDNLGALEAGTVDILHESPTALSQRFASEYSFAGDPFVIEDMEHYRAVTEEFLEPEDGLNGILLDNGIRLGDAFYVGNRCYTSNTTVTSPEDVQGMKLRLPQYETWTTVWDEIGADVTPVAYDELYSALQTGVVDASEGPISQFLAVSLYEVQSHFNVTNHLLDTKHFLYNEEFYQGLSDDDLELITSTAADAVEGMTEDIKSREEDLYDQAREEGTTVVTAEEVDRQAFVEAGQPALEELSESSWAVDIGDVQDLA, encoded by the coding sequence ATGGCTCGTGATTCGAAGCCAACCACACGGCGGAGTGTACTGAAAAGGGGCGGCCTCGCCCTCGGCGTCGGGACGGGGCTCGCCGGTTGTTCCGGGAACGGCGGTGGCGGCGACAGCGGCGACAGCGGCGACGGCGGTGACAGCGGTGACGGCGGCGACAGCGACGGGGGCGCTACCACGACTTCGGGCAGCGGTGCCGAGGAGTTCGAGATCACCTTCGCGACCACGCAGCCGCCGGAGAACGTCTCCGTGCAGGCGGCCCAGGAGCACTTCATCGACGTGATCGAAGAGGAGACCGACGGCCGCATCACGGTGAACCTGGAGGCCGCGACGCTGGGCGGTACGGAGGACAACCTCGGCGCTCTGGAGGCGGGTACCGTCGACATCCTCCACGAGAGCCCGACGGCTCTGTCACAGCGCTTCGCGTCCGAGTACTCCTTCGCGGGCGATCCGTTCGTCATCGAGGACATGGAGCACTACCGCGCCGTGACCGAGGAGTTCCTCGAGCCCGAGGATGGGCTGAACGGCATCCTCCTGGACAACGGGATTCGGCTCGGCGACGCCTTCTACGTCGGCAACCGCTGTTACACCAGCAACACGACGGTCACGAGCCCCGAAGACGTCCAGGGGATGAAGCTGCGCCTCCCGCAGTACGAGACGTGGACCACGGTGTGGGACGAGATCGGTGCCGACGTCACGCCGGTCGCCTACGACGAACTGTACTCGGCGCTACAGACCGGCGTGGTCGACGCCTCTGAAGGGCCGATCTCGCAGTTCCTGGCCGTGAGCCTCTACGAGGTCCAGTCGCACTTCAACGTCACGAACCACCTGCTGGACACGAAGCACTTCCTGTACAACGAGGAGTTCTATCAGGGCCTCAGCGACGACGACCTCGAACTCATCACGTCGACCGCCGCCGACGCGGTCGAGGGAATGACCGAGGACATCAAGTCCCGCGAGGAGGACCTCTACGACCAGGCGCGCGAGGAGGGAACGACCGTCGTCACCGCCGAGGAGGTCGATCGCCAGGCCTTCGTCGAGGCCGGACAGCCGGCGCTCGAAGAGCTCTCCGAATCCAGCTGGGCGGTCGATATCGGCGACGTCCAGGACCTGGCGTAA
- a CDS encoding universal stress protein — MVIVAAVDRSDQAQAVLDEADTLARRFDEPIHVLHVMNRSEAIQVEEDSLTHTDEAVPVDDLRDRAAAVAAELMEAHPPDAEAVAVGRIGDPAGEIVSYAGEQDARYIVVSPQQRSQTGKILFGSVAQSVLLQADCPVVSLRARALE, encoded by the coding sequence ATGGTTATCGTAGCAGCAGTGGACCGATCGGACCAGGCCCAGGCCGTCCTCGACGAAGCGGACACGTTGGCACGGCGGTTCGACGAACCGATCCACGTGCTCCACGTGATGAACCGATCCGAGGCGATCCAGGTCGAAGAGGACAGCCTCACTCACACCGACGAGGCCGTTCCCGTCGACGACCTCCGCGACCGGGCCGCGGCCGTCGCAGCGGAGTTGATGGAGGCGCATCCCCCGGACGCCGAGGCGGTCGCCGTCGGACGTATCGGCGACCCGGCGGGCGAGATCGTCTCCTACGCCGGAGAACAGGACGCGCGGTACATCGTCGTTAGCCCGCAGCAGCGGAGCCAGACCGGTAAGATCCTCTTCGGGAGCGTCGCACAGTCGGTCCTCCTGCAGGCGGACTGTCCCGTGGTCTCGCTGCGGGCGCGGGCGCTCGAATAG
- a CDS encoding AEC family transporter: protein MASALEIIVSSILPIFLILAAGFLLDRARGVDPGPLNTLSLFVLTPALVIHSIALTDLGSGALLRISVGVGVFVVGLLAVSWLYGRSTGKEDAVLNTFLLVSVFGNTGALGIPLADFAYGDIGRQTAVLFAAVHGALVFTLGLFIALNSGDEAGSVVAKRVLRYPLVYAVVLAVLARTAGAVPAAESPLMETLGLVGEASIPIMLLILGVQLSGTEYRGALSMTATPTLFRFVVSPLVGVAVATGLGFQNPAVAQVFVLLTAMPVAVAPVIFVVEFASDTTVGGVTLPEFVSTNVFVTTLVSIPILTVVITVLKSGLVV, encoded by the coding sequence ATGGCATCCGCACTGGAGATCATCGTGTCCTCCATCCTCCCGATCTTTCTGATACTCGCCGCCGGGTTCCTGCTGGACCGCGCCCGGGGAGTCGACCCGGGCCCGCTCAACACCCTCTCGCTGTTCGTGTTGACCCCGGCGCTCGTGATCCACAGCATCGCGCTCACCGACCTCGGATCCGGCGCGCTGCTGCGGATCTCCGTCGGCGTCGGCGTGTTCGTCGTCGGCCTGCTCGCGGTGAGCTGGCTCTACGGGAGGTCCACCGGCAAGGAGGACGCGGTGCTGAACACCTTCCTGCTCGTTTCGGTTTTCGGGAACACCGGCGCGCTCGGGATCCCGCTCGCCGACTTCGCATACGGGGACATCGGTCGGCAGACCGCGGTGCTCTTCGCCGCCGTCCACGGCGCGCTGGTGTTTACGCTGGGGCTTTTCATCGCGCTGAACTCGGGCGACGAGGCCGGATCGGTCGTCGCGAAGCGCGTGCTTCGGTACCCGCTGGTCTACGCGGTCGTCCTCGCGGTCCTCGCGCGTACCGCCGGCGCCGTGCCGGCCGCCGAATCGCCGCTGATGGAGACGCTCGGACTCGTCGGGGAGGCGTCGATACCGATCATGCTCTTGATCCTGGGGGTGCAACTCTCCGGGACGGAGTACCGCGGAGCGCTCTCGATGACGGCGACGCCGACGCTGTTCCGGTTCGTCGTCTCTCCCCTCGTCGGAGTCGCTGTCGCGACGGGACTGGGGTTTCAGAACCCCGCAGTCGCGCAGGTGTTCGTCCTGCTCACCGCGATGCCGGTGGCCGTGGCTCCGGTCATCTTCGTGGTCGAGTTCGCGAGCGACACCACGGTCGGCGGCGTGACCCTGCCGGAGTTCGTCTCCACGAACGTTTTCGTGACGACCCTCGTTTCGATCCCGATTCTCACGGTCGTCATCACGGTCCTCAAGTCCGGACTCGTCGTCTGA
- a CDS encoding TRAP transporter large permease, producing MSEILLAAFIGILFLLYGIGVPAAYSLAMTVLVIMFLPIGPELNFIVVTQRFWSGMNSWVLLAVPFFLMAGRIMNITGITDDMFNFATELVGPVRGGLAQVNVVVSLIFSGMSGSAVADAAGIGSVEYEAMTTNGYEGEDAVGITGASSIIGPIIPPSIPIVVYAVLAQESIGTLFIAGVVPGLLMALAMAGTVFYLARKHDWPSSGSYDLSALFESFLKALPGLVAPLIIIGGILFGVFTATEAALVAVVYAILLGFFYYRSITLRDLYEVSKETFEDTASIVVIFGFANLYAYWLTLAGIPDLIGDIVTGLGASTVVTMLLLALVLLVLGTFMEGMAVLLIMVPMLVPLYPELGIDPIHFGIVMVVTLMYGLVTPPFGLILFVLERVTNESLDQVMRSMLPYYLPLLVVLLLIILFPELSLALPEAFGLL from the coding sequence ATGTCTGAAATACTCCTCGCGGCGTTCATCGGCATTCTCTTCCTGCTGTACGGGATCGGCGTGCCCGCCGCCTACTCGCTGGCGATGACGGTGCTCGTGATCATGTTCCTCCCGATCGGGCCCGAGTTGAACTTCATCGTCGTCACCCAGCGGTTCTGGTCGGGGATGAACTCCTGGGTGCTGTTGGCGGTCCCGTTCTTCCTTATGGCGGGTCGGATTATGAACATCACCGGGATCACCGACGACATGTTCAACTTCGCCACAGAACTCGTCGGCCCCGTCCGGGGCGGACTGGCGCAGGTGAACGTCGTCGTGAGCCTGATCTTCTCCGGAATGAGCGGGTCGGCCGTCGCCGACGCCGCGGGCATCGGGAGCGTCGAGTACGAGGCGATGACGACGAACGGCTACGAGGGCGAAGACGCGGTCGGGATCACGGGGGCCTCCTCGATCATCGGCCCGATCATCCCGCCCAGCATCCCGATCGTCGTCTACGCGGTCCTCGCACAGGAGTCCATCGGGACGCTGTTCATCGCCGGGGTCGTCCCCGGACTGCTTATGGCGCTCGCGATGGCGGGGACGGTGTTCTACCTGGCTCGAAAGCACGACTGGCCGAGTTCGGGCTCCTACGACCTCTCAGCCCTGTTCGAGTCGTTCCTCAAGGCGCTCCCGGGGCTGGTCGCGCCGCTCATCATCATCGGCGGGATCCTCTTCGGCGTGTTCACCGCCACCGAGGCCGCGCTCGTCGCGGTGGTGTACGCGATACTGCTGGGGTTCTTCTACTACCGCTCGATCACCCTGAGAGACCTCTATGAGGTGAGCAAGGAGACGTTCGAGGACACCGCCAGTATCGTGGTCATCTTCGGGTTCGCGAACCTCTACGCGTACTGGCTGACGCTCGCGGGCATCCCCGACCTGATCGGCGACATCGTGACCGGACTCGGCGCGAGCACCGTGGTCACGATGCTGCTCTTGGCCCTCGTGCTGCTGGTTCTGGGGACGTTTATGGAGGGAATGGCGGTGCTTCTCATCATGGTCCCGATGCTGGTCCCGCTGTATCCGGAACTGGGCATCGATCCGATCCACTTCGGCATCGTGATGGTCGTCACGCTGATGTACGGTCTCGTCACGCCGCCGTTCGGGCTCATCCTGTTCGTCCTCGAACGGGTGACGAACGAGTCGCTCGATCAGGTGATGCGCTCGATGCTGCCGTACTACCTCCCGCTGCTCGTGGTGCTGCTTCTCATCATCCTTTTCCCCGAGCTCTCCCTGGCGCTCCCCGAGGCGTTCGGGCTGCTCTGA
- a CDS encoding TRAP transporter small permease, whose product MGSDWFDKVTVAIGVIMLNAMLVVGVVQVLNRYVEVPFELYWTYEVARTTLALMTIVAIPYLFRNDADISFLPVLRRVTSRTDRFLLVRNVLMALLSVIFVWSAYVAYGTAGDTGLPTISWFKVGWGYLLFGVAAAILLVVVIGDTKRRVEQIRGGSDV is encoded by the coding sequence ATGGGAAGCGACTGGTTCGACAAGGTCACCGTCGCAATCGGCGTGATTATGTTGAACGCTATGTTGGTGGTGGGCGTCGTCCAGGTACTGAACCGATACGTCGAGGTTCCGTTCGAACTCTACTGGACCTACGAGGTCGCGAGAACGACCCTCGCACTGATGACGATCGTCGCCATTCCGTATCTCTTCAGGAACGACGCGGACATCTCGTTTCTCCCCGTGCTCCGGCGGGTCACCTCGCGGACCGACCGGTTCTTGCTCGTCAGAAACGTCCTGATGGCCCTGCTGTCCGTCATCTTCGTCTGGTCCGCGTACGTCGCGTACGGGACGGCCGGGGACACCGGCCTCCCGACGATCAGTTGGTTCAAGGTGGGCTGGGGGTACCTCCTCTTCGGCGTGGCCGCCGCGATCCTCCTCGTCGTCGTGATCGGCGACACGAAGCGCCGCGTCGAGCAGATCCGCGGGGGATCCGATGTCTGA
- a CDS encoding SDR family NAD(P)-dependent oxidoreductase: MVVNGKVAVVTGGASGIGEATARQYCEHGASVVVGDVDEEGGEETVASIAADGGEATFVPTDVAEEDDVKRLVETAVDTYGGLDVVFNNAGTEGGLADFADYDSADFDRVVAVNLRGTFYGMKYGIQAMLADGGGSIVNTSSVASVTGIMGRAGYSASKAGINGMTRAAAMEYAAEGIRVNAVLPGIVNTSMQDRVAVQRPDSTDRYEISEAMPGRASPEELANAVLFLGSDLSSRITGVTLPVEGGFLVQP; encoded by the coding sequence ATGGTCGTAAACGGCAAAGTGGCTGTCGTCACCGGCGGTGCCTCCGGCATCGGCGAGGCGACGGCCAGACAGTACTGCGAGCACGGAGCCAGCGTCGTCGTGGGTGACGTCGACGAGGAGGGCGGCGAAGAGACCGTCGCGTCGATCGCTGCCGACGGCGGAGAGGCGACGTTCGTGCCGACGGACGTCGCCGAGGAGGACGACGTGAAGCGACTCGTCGAGACAGCCGTCGACACGTACGGCGGCCTCGACGTCGTGTTCAACAACGCGGGGACCGAGGGAGGACTGGCCGACTTCGCCGACTACGACTCGGCCGACTTCGATCGGGTCGTCGCGGTCAACCTCCGTGGGACGTTCTACGGAATGAAGTACGGCATCCAGGCGATGCTGGCCGACGGCGGCGGGTCGATCGTCAACACCTCCTCGGTCGCGAGCGTGACGGGGATTATGGGACGAGCGGGCTACAGCGCCTCGAAGGCGGGCATCAACGGGATGACGAGGGCGGCGGCGATGGAGTACGCGGCCGAGGGCATCAGAGTGAACGCGGTTCTGCCGGGCATCGTGAACACGTCGATGCAGGACCGCGTCGCCGTCCAGCGACCGGACTCGACCGATCGCTACGAGATCTCGGAGGCGATGCCCGGACGGGCGAGTCCCGAGGAACTCGCGAACGCGGTCCTCTTTCTGGGGTCCGACCTGTCCTCGCGCATCACGGGCGTCACGCTCCCCGTCGAGGGGGGCTTCCTGGTACAACCGTGA
- a CDS encoding zinc-dependent alcohol dehydrogenase — MRGLAKTTRASGGMELLDLDRPTPAADEALVEVDYAGLCGSDAGIYEYKPAFERMDPPTVIGHEYTGRVVELGEEVTSFSVGERVVERPIRGCGECYQCQSGMENICQRIELTGIDHDGAYAGYVAVPADSLQSVPDGVDPRHAALAEPTAVCTRAVIENSRVGAGDRVLVAGPGPIGLLTAQVADAQGANVVVAGVGPDTAYRLPLAEDLGFPAINIEETDLAAYREEFTDGIGYDVVFDTTGHPSGLPMAAEEVRKGGQIVLVGQAGETSMPTTPIVRAEVDIQCSYSAMFRDFDRAFRLMATGDLDHETFLDDRFSLLDAEAAFEAFLNGETCKPVFDVSVLRE; from the coding sequence ATGCGCGGCCTGGCCAAGACCACCCGAGCGTCCGGTGGGATGGAGCTTCTCGACCTCGACCGACCGACGCCCGCGGCCGACGAGGCGCTCGTGGAAGTCGATTACGCCGGACTCTGTGGCAGCGACGCGGGAATCTACGAGTACAAACCGGCGTTCGAACGGATGGATCCGCCGACGGTGATCGGACACGAGTACACCGGTCGAGTCGTCGAACTCGGCGAGGAAGTCACGTCGTTCTCCGTCGGGGAGCGCGTCGTCGAGCGACCCATCCGCGGGTGCGGCGAGTGCTATCAGTGTCAGAGCGGGATGGAGAATATCTGTCAGAGGATCGAACTGACCGGCATCGATCACGACGGCGCGTACGCCGGCTACGTCGCCGTGCCCGCCGATTCGCTCCAGTCCGTACCCGACGGCGTCGATCCGCGCCACGCCGCGCTGGCGGAGCCGACCGCCGTCTGCACCCGCGCCGTCATCGAGAACTCGCGGGTCGGCGCCGGCGACCGCGTGCTCGTCGCCGGACCGGGTCCCATCGGACTGCTGACCGCCCAGGTCGCCGACGCGCAGGGCGCGAACGTCGTCGTCGCCGGCGTCGGCCCCGACACCGCCTATCGGCTCCCGCTCGCGGAGGACCTCGGGTTCCCGGCGATCAACATCGAGGAGACGGACCTGGCGGCCTACCGCGAGGAGTTCACCGACGGGATCGGCTACGACGTGGTCTTCGATACGACGGGCCATCCCTCCGGGCTCCCGATGGCCGCCGAGGAGGTCCGGAAGGGCGGACAGATCGTCCTCGTCGGGCAGGCCGGCGAGACGTCGATGCCCACGACCCCCATCGTCCGCGCGGAGGTCGACATCCAGTGTTCCTACAGCGCGATGTTCCGCGACTTCGACCGGGCGTTCAGGCTGATGGCTACCGGCGACCTCGACCACGAGACGTTCCTCGACGACCGGTTCAGCCTCCTCGACGCCGAGGCGGCCTTCGAGGCGTTCCTGAACGGCGAGACGTGCAAGCCGGTCTTCGACGTCTCCGTCCTGCGGGAGTGA
- a CDS encoding MBL fold metallo-hydrolase, with translation MSVSNVVEGIDQIQFEHVRVFVLEDTPNEGEITLVDTAFDENGAELVDVLRSRYGRVDRVVLTHGDHGHHGGLAHVVEAFDPDLAMPADESKLYEHLEEAGLDVEPDVAYEDGDVLDGNIRVIQVPGHTEATSALLLEDRDILISGDVLDGSDRGGLPAGYLLPPPALFNADHEDAELNLYDLLGYDFDTLLVFHGSHVFEDPKGKLDDFLVEREWNEWDPRND, from the coding sequence ATGAGCGTCAGCAACGTCGTCGAGGGTATCGACCAGATCCAGTTCGAGCACGTCCGCGTGTTCGTCCTCGAAGACACGCCGAACGAGGGAGAGATCACGCTCGTCGACACCGCCTTCGACGAGAACGGGGCGGAGCTCGTCGACGTCCTCCGGTCGAGGTACGGCCGCGTCGACCGCGTCGTCCTGACCCACGGCGACCACGGCCACCACGGCGGCCTCGCGCACGTGGTCGAGGCGTTCGATCCCGACCTCGCGATGCCGGCCGACGAATCGAAGCTGTACGAGCACCTCGAGGAGGCGGGCCTCGACGTCGAACCCGACGTCGCCTACGAGGACGGCGACGTCCTCGACGGGAACATCCGCGTGATCCAGGTTCCGGGCCACACCGAGGCGACCTCCGCGCTCCTCTTAGAGGACCGGGACATCCTCATCTCCGGGGACGTGCTGGACGGCTCCGACCGGGGCGGGCTGCCGGCGGGCTATCTCCTCCCGCCGCCGGCGCTCTTCAACGCCGATCACGAGGACGCCGAACTCAACCTGTACGACCTCCTGGGGTACGACTTCGACACGCTTCTCGTCTTCCACGGCTCGCACGTCTTCGAGGATCCGAAGGGGAAACTCGACGACTTCCTCGTCGAGCGCGAGTGGAACGAGTGGGACCCCCGGAACGACTGA
- a CDS encoding MBL fold metallo-hydrolase: MSVSTPVDSIDTVQLDHVRAFVLEDRPAGEVTVIDAGFPDDGAELASLLESEYGGVDRLVVSHGDEGHFGGVPALMEAFDPELLVPGGSRGFYDALDYDADDHFGDGDRLPGGIRVVQIPGHTVANSSFLLEEESVLIACDSLEGSDRRGLPPGYLVPPAEQFNDYSHAAAERNLGKLFDHEISTVLVSHGSHVTDDPLAKLDDWLLNREWTLTYE; encoded by the coding sequence ATGTCAGTCAGCACTCCCGTCGATAGCATCGACACCGTCCAGCTGGACCACGTCCGGGCGTTCGTCCTGGAGGATCGGCCGGCCGGCGAAGTCACCGTCATCGACGCGGGGTTCCCCGACGACGGGGCGGAGTTGGCGTCGCTCCTCGAATCGGAGTACGGCGGCGTCGACCGTCTCGTCGTCTCCCACGGTGACGAGGGGCACTTCGGGGGCGTCCCCGCGCTGATGGAAGCGTTCGATCCGGAGTTACTCGTCCCCGGCGGGTCGCGGGGCTTCTACGACGCGCTCGATTACGACGCGGACGATCACTTCGGCGACGGTGACCGGCTTCCTGGCGGCATTCGCGTCGTCCAGATACCCGGTCACACGGTCGCAAACAGCAGTTTCCTCCTCGAAGAGGAGTCGGTCCTCATCGCCTGCGACAGCCTCGAAGGCTCCGACAGGCGGGGACTCCCGCCGGGTTATCTCGTCCCGCCCGCCGAACAGTTCAACGATTACAGCCACGCCGCGGCCGAGCGGAACCTGGGCAAACTGTTCGACCACGAGATCTCGACCGTGCTGGTGAGCCACGGCAGCCACGTCACCGACGACCCCCTGGCGAAACTCGACGACTGGCTCCTCAATCGAGAGTGGACGCTCACCTACGAGTGA
- a CDS encoding type I 3-dehydroquinate dehydratase — protein MDKAEDPIGQLEAYDGELPIVATNRNQWFGGKARDTGRLDTLFAASRFDSVAYVDIELETARAKEWILEEFRDNDVGLIISHHDFDTTPEKEVLTAIIDQCAGYGDVAKVAVYPEDLSDTLTLLTALHEATQAGIDAAGIAMGETGSHTRVVGHIYGSKLGYAPLLDDDSEYAPGQIPLGKLRALVEATRIDGTQLERIEAIEGDVAVPSELTLPN, from the coding sequence ATGGACAAAGCGGAAGATCCGATCGGACAGCTCGAAGCGTACGACGGCGAACTGCCGATCGTCGCGACGAACCGCAACCAGTGGTTCGGCGGAAAGGCACGCGACACCGGGCGCCTCGACACGCTCTTCGCGGCGTCCCGATTCGACTCGGTCGCGTACGTGGACATCGAACTGGAGACGGCGCGGGCGAAAGAGTGGATCTTAGAGGAGTTCCGCGACAACGACGTGGGGCTCATCATCTCGCATCACGACTTCGATACGACGCCGGAGAAGGAGGTACTCACGGCGATCATCGATCAGTGTGCGGGCTACGGCGACGTCGCGAAGGTCGCGGTCTACCCCGAGGATCTCTCGGACACGCTGACGCTTCTGACGGCCCTGCACGAGGCTACCCAGGCGGGCATCGACGCGGCCGGAATCGCGATGGGCGAAACCGGCAGTCACACGCGCGTGGTCGGTCACATCTACGGTTCCAAACTCGGATACGCGCCGCTTCTCGACGACGATAGCGAGTACGCCCCCGGCCAGATCCCCCTCGGTAAGCTCAGGGCGCTCGTCGAGGCGACCAGGATCGACGGCACGCAACTGGAGCGCATCGAGGCCATCGAGGGCGACGTCGCCGTCCCCTCGGAACTGACGCTGCCGAACTGA
- a CDS encoding amino acid-binding protein, which translates to MSDVQTDVRAYTLRLELVDEPGELLRSLRPIADNGGNLLSIFHERGNVTPRGHIPVEVDVEATPDRFEKIIDGLRDAGINVIQAGTERYSEGLTVILSGHVIDTDLSDTLSRIQESANATVTDLSVAAPEGTSNVSSARIDIAAERGATEKVLGKIRDVAAEKDLRLVEPLTGGAGA; encoded by the coding sequence ATGAGTGACGTCCAGACGGACGTCCGCGCGTACACGCTCCGCCTCGAGTTGGTCGACGAACCGGGCGAACTCCTCCGGTCGCTCCGCCCGATCGCGGACAACGGCGGGAACCTGTTATCGATCTTTCACGAGCGGGGCAACGTCACGCCCCGCGGGCACATCCCCGTCGAGGTCGACGTCGAGGCCACGCCGGACCGCTTCGAGAAGATCATCGACGGCCTCCGGGACGCCGGGATCAACGTCATCCAGGCCGGCACCGAACGCTACAGCGAGGGGCTGACGGTCATCCTCTCGGGGCACGTCATCGACACCGACCTCTCGGACACGCTCTCGCGGATTCAGGAGTCCGCGAACGCGACCGTGACGGACCTGTCGGTCGCGGCACCGGAGGGGACCTCGAACGTATCGAGCGCGCGCATCGACATCGCCGCCGAACGGGGGGCGACCGAGAAAGTGCTCGGGAAGATCAGAGACGTCGCCGCGGAGAAAGACCTTCGCCTCGTAGAGCCACTCACGGGTGGAGCGGGGGCCTGA
- a CDS encoding aminomethyltransferase family protein, translating into MPDRTLQDALDSAESPVELLRDLGLARFTDLPDEFTHWIEEQRAWAESVAFADQSYHMTDLRIDGVEAIDLYSKYAVNDFQQFDVGQAKQLVVANPDGYLVGDAILFREAEDSFLSVGAAAAHNWLLYQAETGAYDVETDYQPRPVGTGNDPNNFRYQVQGPDAVDVMEEAIDGSIPDLGFFRFEEVSIDGSDAYLLRHGMAGEAGFEFWGDWDDADAVRESILDAGEAYDIRRLGSKSYQSANTVLGWLPLPVPAIYTGEEMRDFREWLSLRRGLISIGGSYDSDDIEDYYVTPIEVGYDHIVDFDHDFVGREALEAEIDDPDRKKVTLVWDDEDVVDVYASLFREGETSKFMNMPAPRSSACHYDEVKKDGEVVGVSKWMSYVYNHREMLSLALVDTEYAEPGTEVTLTWGEADGSENKSVERHERTEIRATVAPAPYKRDNR; encoded by the coding sequence ATGCCAGATAGAACGCTGCAGGACGCGCTCGATTCGGCGGAGAGCCCCGTGGAACTCCTCCGCGACCTCGGACTCGCGCGGTTCACCGACCTCCCGGACGAGTTCACCCACTGGATCGAGGAACAGCGGGCGTGGGCCGAAAGCGTCGCGTTCGCGGATCAGTCGTATCACATGACCGACCTGCGGATCGACGGCGTCGAGGCGATCGACCTGTACTCGAAATACGCCGTCAACGACTTCCAGCAGTTCGACGTCGGACAGGCGAAACAACTCGTCGTCGCCAACCCCGACGGCTACCTCGTCGGCGACGCCATCCTCTTCCGTGAGGCCGAGGACTCGTTCCTGAGCGTCGGCGCCGCGGCGGCCCACAACTGGCTGCTCTACCAGGCAGAGACGGGAGCGTACGACGTCGAGACCGACTACCAGCCCCGCCCGGTCGGAACGGGGAACGACCCCAACAACTTCCGCTATCAGGTACAGGGCCCCGACGCGGTCGACGTGATGGAGGAGGCGATCGACGGATCGATCCCGGACCTGGGCTTCTTCCGCTTCGAGGAGGTCTCGATCGACGGCAGCGACGCCTACCTCCTCCGACACGGGATGGCCGGCGAGGCCGGCTTCGAGTTCTGGGGCGACTGGGACGACGCCGACGCGGTCAGGGAGTCGATCCTCGACGCCGGCGAGGCGTACGACATCCGTCGGCTCGGCTCGAAGAGCTACCAGAGCGCGAACACCGTCCTCGGGTGGCTTCCGCTGCCCGTCCCGGCGATCTACACCGGCGAGGAGATGAGAGACTTCAGGGAGTGGCTCTCGCTGCGGCGCGGGCTCATCTCCATCGGCGGCAGCTACGACTCCGACGACATCGAGGACTACTACGTCACGCCGATCGAGGTCGGCTACGACCACATCGTCGACTTCGATCACGACTTCGTCGGCAGGGAGGCCCTGGAGGCGGAGATCGACGATCCCGACCGGAAGAAGGTCACGCTCGTCTGGGACGACGAGGACGTCGTCGACGTCTACGCGTCGCTGTTCCGCGAGGGCGAGACGAGCAAATTCATGAATATGCCCGCTCCCCGCTCGTCGGCGTGTCACTACGACGAGGTGAAGAAGGACGGCGAAGTCGTCGGCGTCTCGAAGTGGATGAGCTACGTCTACAACCACCGGGAGATGCTGTCGCTCGCCCTGGTCGACACCGAGTACGCCGAACCCGGAACGGAGGTCACACTCACGTGGGGCGAGGCCGACGGCAGCGAAAACAAGAGCGTCGAGCGCCACGAGAGGACCGAAATCCGAGCGACCGTCGCGCCCGCGCCGTACAAGCGGGACAACCGGTAG